One Sphingobium sp. Cam5-1 genomic window, TCATGCCGCGGCTCACCCTGTCGGTCGATTATTATGACATCAAGATCAAGGGCGCCGTCACGACGCTGACACCGCAGAACCTGCTCAATCAATGCTTTAACGGCGTGAATGCCGCCTGTTCCAACTTCATTCGCGATGCAAATGGCAATTTGAGCACGGTGCTGCTCCGGCCGATCAACTATGCCGCATTCCAGACACGCGGTGTCGATATCGACCTGAACTACACCCTTCCGCTCGCTGGTGGCGACACGCTCAATTTGCGGTCTGTTACGAACCGGCTGATCTCGCAGAAGCTGACCAATCCAGGCGCAACTCCACAGGAGCAAGCGGGCGACGTCGGCCTCTTCGCCAATCCCAAATGGCGCAACACCACGCAGTTGACCTATGGCAGCGAGCGCTTCACCGGTTTCCTGCAAGCCCGCTATATTGGTGGCGGAATTGTCGATAGCGTCCGGGCGGCGGCCGGGACATTGCTGGACCAGAAGGTGAAAGGCCGCCTTTATTTCGACGGCCAGATTGCTGTCCGCCCGGAAGGTACGCCAGTCGAGCTCTATCTGAACGTCCGTAATCTGCTCAACAAGACGCCGCCTGTCTATCCCAGCGGCAGCACCTCAAATCCGGCGCAAACGAACGGCTCATTGTTCGACATGGTCGGCCGGATGTTCAGCTTCGGGGTCAATGTGAAGATGTAATGCACCCCGCCTGCGCACAAGTAAAACTGTGCGCAGGCAATTTGCTGGGCAAATTTTTGACGTTCAACAGGAAGCAACTGCCGCGAGGCTGCTCACTTCCCATCATCTTCACCTCCAGCATTCCACCGATGCGGCTCCTCGGGCGCTCGTGGGTAGAGCTTGAACTTCTTCGCCGCTCAGAGGCCGATGGCGAACTGGACTTGTAACGGTTTTGTGCCGGTCAGGGATTTGAAGAACGTCTCAACAGAGGCGTTGTCGTAACAATTACCCTTGCCGCTCATCGATGGACGCAGGCCATAGGCCTGCAGCTTTTTCTGATAGTCGTAAGAACAATATTGGCTGCCCCGATCCGAATGAAAAAAAAAGCAGCCCTCCGGAGGCTGGCGCAGGCGCACCGCCATATCCAATGCCCTGATCGCCGGGTCCTTGTTGGCTACGCCGCCCTTCGGGTCATCAGACGCCCGACCCGGCGCTCACCAACATCGAGCCCCACTTCTTTCAACTCCATCGTCATGCGAGGGCGGCCGTAGCTGCCAAGGCTCAGCCTGTATTGTTCGCGGATATGGGCCAAAACCTTCATGTCTGTCTGTTCCCGGCGGCTGATCGGTCGCGAGCGCCAGGAGCGATAGCCGCGTTCACTGACAAGCGACGGGGCAGAGCAGTTCAACAGGCCAGCGGTGCCGCCAGCTATGCACAAAGGCGAACTTCACGGCCTTTGGCACGCGAAGAACTGCGTGGCCTTTTTTAGAACTTCCCTCTCCTCCCGGAACACACGGTTCTCAAGGCGAAGCCGTTCATTCTCGCGCGCCAGATCTGCCTGCGGCGCTGAAACCAGATCACTGGGCCGATACTGCGACACCCACTTGTTCAGCGTCGACTTGCCGGCCCCCAAATCCGACGCAAACCGCTGGTCAACGCAATGCGCACCGCCTCCTGCTTGAACTCTTCGCTATGCTTCATCATCTCGTCGGTCTCCTTGATCGAGCTCTAAACTCTCAAGTGACCGGCACAAAACCGTTACAAGTCCACTTCGATAAGGCGGTCGAGCGTCTCGGGGCTCGGCAGTGCGGCCCCGTTCTCGATCCGCGACAAGGCGCCTCTGCTGATGCCGACATCATGGGCCAGCGACTCCTGCTTCATCGCGCTGTCTTGGCGCAGCTTCTTGATGATCCCTCCGATGTCGGGCTTGAGGTGACTGTAACCGCGCGGCAGGCGGTAACGGTAGGTCGAAGGTTGCGGGACATGGAGGCTTCCAAGCCGATGTGTAACGTCCATGCACGCCTTAAAAGCGCCGTACTAAAAATGCCTTATGGGCAAGGAAGGTTCACGACGGGATGAGGCAGCGCAGCGCGCGCTGGCCGATCTCGTGCGCCTGATCGCCAGGCAGGCCCCGCACGCCCATTGCACTGGGCATCCCGCCGAACCATCTTACAACGCTTCCGCCAAGAAGGACAATGTCTCGTGCTGACGAAATCCGCACCACGGATCATACTTTATGGTCGCCACTCCACCAGCCTACAAACGGTCACCTCGAGCGAGCATCAGACCGCTTCGTGCATGAAGCTGGTGGATTATCTGAACGGGACGGTCGTCGCGACCTTCCACGATCCGGCGGAATCAGGCTACAAGCGGAACAGGCCGGGATTGAAGCAGTTGCTGCGCATGATCGAAGACGGCAGCGCCGATATGATCGTCTGCGAAGCGCTGGATCGCATAGCGCGCGACGGCGAAGACATCGCCTGGTTGGGCAAGAAACTCAGCTATCACGGTATCGGCCTCCATACGGTGACTGAAGGTCATGTGGATCAGATCAAGTTCGGCGTCGCAGCTCTGCTCGGGGCCATTTTCCTCAAGAACCTGGTCGACAAGACGCTGCACGGCATGGCCGCTGCGGTGGCCGCCGGACCGATCGCAGGCGGCCGATCCTATGGATATGCCAGTCAAAAGCTGTACGATCAGGATGGCGAGCGAATTCGCGGCTATCTGGAGATTGCGCCGGAGAAGGCCGAGGTCGTGCGCCGTATCTACCGTGATTTTGCGAATGGGCTTTCCTCGATCCAAATCGCCAAGGCGCTCAACGAGGAGGGCATAGCGGGTCCGCGTGGTGGTGCGTGGAACGCGTCCACCATCCGCGGCGATCCCAAGCGACACGCCGACATCCTCAACAATCCGCTCTATGTCGGCCGCGTGGTCTGGGGACGACGCCAGTGGCGGCAATCCGGACAGCGAGAACCGCGAACGGCGCTACAAGATGCGCGACCGGTCGGAATGGCTGGAGATCGAAGTGCCTGATCTGCGCATCGTCGACGATGGACTGTGGGAAGCCGTGCAGGCCGAGATCAAACGCCGCCAGCGGACCGGCGGCGAGATTTCGCCTGCGGACCAGAACCGCAAGAAGCATCTCCTGTCCGGCCTCATCAAGTGCAGTTGCTGCGGATCCAATTATACGATCAGCGGCAAGGATTATTATCGCTGTGCGGCGCAGAAGGAGCGTCTGGCGGTTGTTGAGACGGAACTTGCCAATCTCGCAGCCAATATGCTGAGCGGCGTTCTCAACCCCGCGCTTGCGAAGTTGCTTGCAGACCGCGAAGCGGAGAAAACCGAAATTGAGCTCCGCCTGCCAAGAACGGCGCCGCCACAACCGTCCGCGCAGATTCTGCCCGCCCCTGTTTTGATGGAGATGTTCGCAAAGAAGATTGCGACGCTGCGCGAGACGCTGGACGATGGCGCGATCCGCA contains:
- a CDS encoding helix-turn-helix domain-containing protein, whose protein sequence is MDVTHRLGSLHVPQPSTYRYRLPRGYSHLKPDIGGIIKKLRQDSAMKQESLAHDVGISRGALSRIENGAALPSPETLDRLIEVDL
- a CDS encoding recombinase family protein; its protein translation is MLTKSAPRIILYGRHSTSLQTVTSSEHQTASCMKLVDYLNGTVVATFHDPAESGYKRNRPGLKQLLRMIEDGSADMIVCEALDRIARDGEDIAWLGKKLSYHGIGLHTVTEGHVDQIKFGVAALLGAIFLKNLVDKTLHGMAAAVAAGPIAGGRSYGYASQKLYDQDGERIRGYLEIAPEKAEVVRRIYRDFANGLSSIQIAKALNEEGIAGPRGGAWNASTIRGDPKRHADILNNPLYVGRVVWGRRQWRQSGQREPRTALQDARPVGMAGDRSA
- a CDS encoding recombinase zinc beta ribbon domain-containing protein, yielding MRDRSEWLEIEVPDLRIVDDGLWEAVQAEIKRRQRTGGEISPADQNRKKHLLSGLIKCSCCGSNYTISGKDYYRCAAQKERLAVVETELANLAANMLSGVLNPALAKLLADREAEKTEIELRLPRTAPPQPSAQILPAPVLMEMFAKKIATLRETLDDGAIRSEAAALMDQLIEKVTIYPDGANGPEAEIVSKVADLAAFALNDNAAPWGGVSSSMALVAGVGFEPTTFRL